One Mercurialis annua linkage group LG3, ddMerAnnu1.2, whole genome shotgun sequence DNA window includes the following coding sequences:
- the LOC126674652 gene encoding probable arabinosyltransferase ARAD1 — MSEKSRLLPRFLFFLIPISMFLLIISSVSLQFGCTSVVPSSVFKLILVNSTSVYLKSNVKSEPVKCPFFSFKPYRFDTKSSMRSGEVNCPDAAFGELGKNACERNQALIKVYMYDLPPEFHFGLLGWKGKANQTWPDIRYRNHIPPYPGGLNLQHSVEYWMTLDLLASNRPKVARPCRAVRVDNSSEADIIFVPFFSSLSYNRYSKLHGKEKVSVDKMLQSRLVQFLMNQDEWKRSGGRDHLIVAHHPNSMLDARNMLGSAMFVLADFGRYPVEIANLGKDIIAPYKHVVRTIRSRESAQFDERPILVFFQGAIYRKDGGIVRQELYYLLKDEKDVHFTFGTVRGNGVSRASQGMTSSKFCLNIAGDTPSSNRLFDAIVSHCVPVIISDEIELPFEDILDYSEFSVFVRASDAVKKGYLLSLLRSIDQDKWTAMWERLKEIAAHFEYRFPSQSGDAVDMIWQAVSRKTSSIRFSLNRKNRYNRSEIQQLL, encoded by the exons ATGTCTGAGAAAAGTAGGCTTTTGCCAAGGTTTCTTTTCTTCCTGATTCCGATTTCTATGTTTCTTTTGATTATTTCCTCGGTCTCCCTTCAATTCGGCTGTACTTCGGTTGTACCGAGTTCTGTTTTCAAGCTTATTCTTGTTAATAGTacatcagtttacttaaaatcAAATGTAAAAAGTGAGCCAGTCAAATGTCCCTTCTTTTCTTTCAAGCCGTATCGGTTCGATACTAAATCGTCAATGAGAAGTGGAGAGGTGAATTGTCCGGATGCTGCATTTGGAGAGCTCGGAAAGAATGCCTGTGAACGAAATCAAGCTCTCATTAAGGTGTATATGTATGACTTGCCGCCGGAGTTCCACTTTGGATTATTGGGTTGGAAGGGAAAAGCAAATCAAACATGGCCAGACATTCGTTACCGTAACCATATACCACCATACCCAGGTGGGTTGAATTTGCAGCACAGTGTGGAGTACTGGATGACCCTTGATCTCCTGGCATCAAACAGACCAAAGGTGGCCAGACCTTGCCGTGCAGTTAGAGTGGATAATTCTAGTGAAGCAGATATAATTTTTGTGCCATTTTTCTCGTCACTGAGTTACAATCGATATTCTAAGCTTCATGGGAAGGAGAAAGTTAGTGTTGATAAGATGTTGCAGAGCAGATTGGTTCAATTCTTGATGAACCAGGATGAATGGAAACGATCTGGAGGAAGGGATCATTTAATTGTAGCGCATCATCCAAATAGCATGTTGGATGCTCGAAATATGTTAGGCTCGGCCATGTTTGTGCTTGCCGATTTTGGGAGGTACCCAGTTGAAATTGCGAATCTTGGGAAGGATATCATTGCTCCTTATAAGCACGTTGTGAGGACCATTCGGAGCAGAGAATCAGCTCAGTTTGACGAGCGTCCCATATTAGTATTTTTCCAAGGAGCAATATATAGGAAGGAC GGAGGAATAGTTCGCCAAGAattatattatcttttaaaagaTGAGAAAGATGTACATTTTACATTCGGAACCGTTCGAGGGAATGGAGTCAGCAGAGCAAGCCAAGGAATGACCTCTTCCAAGTTCTGCCTGAATATTGCCGGTGACACCCCGTCATCAAATCGCCTATTTGATGCAATTGTGAGTCATTGTGTTCCTGTGATAATAAGTGATGAAATTGAGCTACCTTTTGAAGATATCTTAGATTACTCAGAATTCAGTGTATTTGTGCGTGCTTCTGACGCTGTTAAAAAAGGGTACCTACTGAGTCTTCTTCGTAGTATCGACCAAGACAAGTGGACCGCGATGTGGGAAAGATTAAAGGAAATTGCTGCACACTTTGAATATCGATTTCCATCCCAGTCTGGTGATGCTGTGGACATGATTTGGCAGGCAGTATCACGCAAGACTTCTTCTATCCGATTCTCACTTAACAGGAAGAACCGATATAACAGATCGGAGATTCAGCAATTATTATGA